In one Mycobacteroides chelonae genomic region, the following are encoded:
- a CDS encoding putative glycolipid-binding domain-containing protein, whose product MLTWRAHDASRMESTRVQLSGRRIRAHGRFVAGASEAHPAFSASYDLVTDETGSTNRLSLSTTVAERERQLSIARDEEGMWTVQNHEGATRSAFDGALDVDVVFSPFFNALPIRRTGLYQQEGSTVLPVVYVTLPDLVVSPATISYRNDGKGIKVVSPVADTTVTVDDEGFLLEYPGLAVRI is encoded by the coding sequence GTGCTGACCTGGCGTGCCCACGACGCGTCGCGCATGGAATCCACCCGCGTTCAACTATCGGGTCGACGCATCCGCGCACACGGCCGTTTTGTGGCCGGTGCATCCGAGGCGCACCCCGCGTTCAGTGCCTCGTACGACCTGGTGACCGACGAGACGGGATCCACCAATCGGTTGTCCCTGTCGACCACCGTGGCCGAACGGGAGCGGCAGCTGTCGATCGCCCGGGACGAAGAAGGCATGTGGACCGTGCAGAACCACGAGGGCGCGACACGCTCGGCCTTCGACGGCGCATTGGACGTCGACGTGGTGTTCAGCCCCTTCTTCAACGCGCTTCCGATCCGTCGCACCGGCCTCTACCAGCAAGAAGGCAGCACAGTGCTGCCGGTTGTGTACGTGACCCTGCCTGATCTGGTCGTCAGCCCCGCCACCATCAGCTACCGCAACGACGGTAAGGGCATCAAGGTGGTCTCGCCGGTCGCAGACACCACGGTCACCGTCGATGACGAGGGGTTCCTGCTGGAATACCCCGGGCTTGCCGTCCGGATTTAG
- a CDS encoding prephenate dehydrogenase has protein sequence MNAAEHDHQRPPICVLGLGLIGGSLVRAATAAGRHVWGYNRSTEGTEAARAAGFDATTDLDLALRRARNAQALIVLAVPVPALSALLTRIAELAPECPLTDVTSVKSAVLQQVSEHGLAQRFVGGHPMAGTTESGWGAGDAKLFRDATWVVSVDDDVDPQVFAQVTRLALDCGSVVVPARSDEHDAAAAAISHLPHLLAEALAVTADGVPLAYSLAAGSFRDGTRVAATDPSLVRAMCESNPHGVLPALEEAMALLAATWNTLNAENSVELLVEAGYAARQRYEAHTRFDISGVSRTDADWRERLTEAGRQGGVLRVVP, from the coding sequence GTGAACGCCGCCGAACACGACCACCAACGCCCCCCGATCTGCGTACTTGGCCTCGGACTCATCGGCGGATCCCTGGTCCGCGCGGCCACCGCCGCAGGGCGCCACGTCTGGGGGTACAACCGCTCCACCGAGGGCACCGAGGCCGCGCGGGCGGCCGGTTTCGATGCCACCACCGACCTGGACCTGGCGCTGCGGCGCGCGCGCAACGCCCAGGCACTCATCGTGCTCGCGGTGCCGGTCCCGGCCCTGTCCGCGCTGCTGACCCGTATCGCGGAACTGGCCCCGGAATGTCCGCTCACTGATGTCACCAGCGTGAAATCCGCTGTACTGCAACAGGTATCCGAGCATGGTTTGGCACAGCGATTCGTCGGTGGCCATCCCATGGCGGGCACAACAGAGTCGGGCTGGGGCGCCGGGGACGCCAAGCTTTTCCGCGACGCGACATGGGTCGTCAGTGTTGACGACGACGTCGATCCGCAGGTGTTCGCACAGGTGACTCGGCTGGCCCTGGATTGCGGGTCCGTGGTGGTTCCGGCCCGCTCAGATGAGCACGATGCCGCCGCCGCCGCCATCTCACACCTGCCGCACCTGCTCGCCGAAGCCCTGGCCGTCACCGCCGACGGGGTGCCGCTGGCCTACTCACTGGCCGCCGGATCCTTCCGGGACGGCACGCGAGTCGCTGCCACCGATCCGTCACTGGTGCGCGCCATGTGCGAATCGAATCCACACGGCGTGCTCCCGGCCCTGGAGGAGGCCATGGCGCTGCTGGCGGCGACGTGGAACACCCTGAACGCGGAGAATTCGGTCGAGCTGCTGGTGGAGGCCGGCTACGCCGCGCGGCAACGCTACGAGGCGCACACGCGGTTCGACATTAGCGGCGTCAGCCGAACCGACGCCGACTGGCGCGAGCGGCTCACCGAAGCCGGACGGCAGGGCGGCGTGCTGCGGGTCGTCCCCTAA
- a CDS encoding tRNA adenosine deaminase-associated protein, with product MDAQRAKAAGPSAESLEGFGVAVVREEGRWRVTSLKAGALTDLAAAETELRELRSAGAVFGLLDVDEEFFIIIRPAPSGTHLLISDATAAVDYDIAVEVLERLNIPVPELDSDELDEVDPWEEGDLGLLSDIGLPEPVLSVILSETDLYPDEQLGMIAARMGFADEFGAVLDKLDR from the coding sequence ATGGACGCACAACGTGCCAAGGCCGCAGGGCCCAGCGCCGAAAGCCTGGAGGGTTTCGGCGTGGCCGTCGTTCGTGAAGAGGGCCGCTGGCGAGTGACATCGTTGAAGGCTGGGGCGCTTACCGATTTGGCGGCGGCGGAAACCGAGTTACGTGAATTGCGCAGCGCTGGTGCGGTGTTCGGCTTGCTGGATGTTGACGAGGAATTCTTCATCATCATCCGCCCGGCGCCTTCGGGAACGCACCTGCTGATTTCGGACGCCACGGCGGCGGTTGACTATGACATCGCCGTCGAGGTGTTAGAGCGGCTGAATATTCCTGTCCCGGAGCTCGATTCCGATGAGCTGGACGAGGTTGACCCGTGGGAGGAAGGCGATTTGGGCCTGCTCTCCGATATCGGGCTGCCCGAGCCGGTGCTCAGTGTGATTCTCAGCGAGACCGATCTCTACCCCGATGAGCAGCTCGGCATGATCGCCGCGCGTATGGGCTTTGCCGATGAGTTCGGTGCGGTGCTCGACAAGCTGGATCGGTGA
- a CDS encoding nucleoside deaminase gives MTFPDDEALIRAALVAAAQAGAEDVPIGAVIYAADGTELARAANARERLGDPTAHAEVLALREAAAKHGDGWRLEGATLAVTVEPCTMCAGALVLARVGRVVFGAWEPKTGAVGSLWDVVRDRRQAHRPEVRGGVLAEECAALLENFFAAKR, from the coding sequence GTGACGTTTCCAGACGACGAGGCGCTGATTCGCGCCGCATTGGTAGCCGCCGCGCAAGCCGGTGCCGAGGATGTGCCGATCGGTGCGGTGATTTACGCCGCAGACGGGACCGAATTGGCGCGCGCCGCCAATGCTCGTGAACGCCTGGGTGATCCGACGGCACATGCCGAGGTTCTCGCCCTGCGTGAGGCCGCCGCGAAACATGGCGACGGCTGGCGGCTGGAGGGCGCGACCCTGGCGGTGACCGTCGAACCGTGCACCATGTGCGCGGGGGCGTTGGTGCTGGCGCGTGTCGGCCGGGTGGTGTTCGGGGCGTGGGAGCCCAAGACCGGGGCCGTGGGATCGCTGTGGGATGTGGTGCGTGACCGGCGCCAGGCCCACCGGCCTGAGGTGCGTGGCGGCGTGCTTGCCGAGGAATGCGCGGCCCTGCTGGAGAACTTCTTCGCGGCTAAAAGGTAA
- a CDS encoding MspA family porin: MPVLAMLVLLATSPSLGVAHAGLDDELNVIDGKGRSLRIQQWDTFLNGVFPLDRNRLTREWFHSGRAAYDVSGPGAADFEGTLELGYQVGYPWSLGVGLNFNYTTPNVSALYGVPNPFVAGPSLAGELANAAATGGVPNLANVKTGAEDSYVQTTNLLPSAGINVDLGNGPGIQEVTTFSVAIKGAKGAVAVSNAHGTVTGAAGGVLLRPFARLISAAGDSVTTYGSTWDMR, encoded by the coding sequence ATGCCAGTATTGGCGATGTTGGTTTTGCTTGCCACGAGCCCATCACTGGGCGTAGCCCATGCCGGCCTCGACGATGAGCTCAACGTGATTGACGGCAAGGGCCGGTCGTTGCGCATTCAACAATGGGACACCTTTCTCAACGGTGTATTTCCGTTGGACCGCAATCGATTAACACGGGAGTGGTTTCATTCCGGGCGGGCCGCCTACGACGTGAGCGGACCCGGCGCCGCCGATTTTGAGGGCACGCTGGAGTTGGGCTACCAGGTGGGCTATCCGTGGTCACTCGGGGTTGGCCTCAATTTCAATTACACGACGCCCAATGTATCGGCGCTGTATGGGGTGCCCAATCCGTTTGTCGCCGGCCCCTCTCTGGCCGGGGAGTTGGCCAATGCCGCCGCTACCGGCGGCGTGCCGAATCTGGCCAACGTCAAGACCGGCGCTGAAGACTCCTACGTACAGACCACCAATTTGCTGCCCAGCGCCGGGATCAATGTCGATCTCGGCAACGGTCCCGGGATACAGGAAGTCACAACGTTTTCTGTAGCTATCAAAGGCGCGAAGGGCGCCGTAGCCGTCAGCAACGCGCACGGAACCGTCACCGGCGCTGCCGGGGGCGTGCTGCTACGCCCCTTTGCACGGCTCATCAGCGCGGCAGGGGACAGCGTCACCACCTACGGCAGCACTTGGGACATGCGCTGA
- a CDS encoding SRPBCC family protein has product MILLERSFAYAPPQVWRVMIDPDLWSLQTNGFRPEVGCEYRVTHPAIIGTRLLGTGDCTVVAANPGELLAVKFVGAVREGNPACWTISHRLTAEDGGTTLTTCLDGVDVHDQSERVLMRIVSESTARSAYVLEECLANRYRIPAADDAGAGGV; this is encoded by the coding sequence ATGATCTTGTTGGAGCGATCTTTCGCCTACGCACCGCCGCAGGTCTGGCGTGTGATGATCGATCCTGATCTGTGGTCGCTACAGACCAACGGGTTCCGGCCCGAGGTCGGTTGTGAGTACCGCGTCACCCACCCCGCGATCATCGGCACCCGACTACTAGGGACGGGTGATTGCACGGTCGTCGCCGCGAATCCGGGTGAGCTGTTGGCCGTTAAATTCGTGGGCGCGGTGCGTGAGGGAAATCCCGCCTGCTGGACCATCAGCCACCGTCTGACTGCCGAGGACGGCGGGACCACCCTCACCACGTGTCTCGATGGGGTGGATGTCCACGACCAGTCCGAGAGGGTGCTGATGCGCATCGTGTCGGAGAGCACGGCGCGATCCGCATACGTACTCGAAGAGTGCCTGGCGAATCGCTACCGGATACCCGCCGCAGACGACGCCGGTGCCGGAGGGGTCTGA
- a CDS encoding DUF4334 domain-containing protein, with the protein MTSTSDLHALEQGTTTQEALVFFDNLEPVRSEGLVGQRWHGGEVPTGHSMDGILTVSGWYGKQFDDVDHVHPLLFSDGGGDIFAVDPMLAPMGLAGRISGLTESPMVKRTSPTALSALKPLIRTNKHRARLRNIEFRGAVSAAMVYDHKAIIDHFRKVDDDTLLGIMDLRDMDQPYFFTLRRD; encoded by the coding sequence ATGACATCGACGTCGGATCTGCACGCGCTGGAGCAGGGCACCACTACCCAGGAAGCCCTGGTCTTCTTCGACAACCTGGAGCCCGTGCGATCAGAGGGGCTGGTCGGCCAGCGCTGGCACGGCGGCGAGGTGCCCACCGGGCATTCGATGGACGGCATCCTGACGGTGTCGGGGTGGTACGGCAAGCAGTTCGACGATGTGGACCATGTGCATCCGCTGCTGTTCAGCGATGGTGGCGGCGATATCTTCGCGGTCGATCCGATGCTGGCGCCGATGGGGCTTGCGGGCCGGATCAGCGGGCTGACCGAGTCCCCCATGGTGAAGCGGACGTCACCGACCGCATTGTCGGCGCTCAAGCCGCTGATCCGGACCAATAAGCACCGCGCCCGGCTGCGCAATATCGAGTTCCGTGGCGCCGTCAGCGCGGCCATGGTCTACGACCACAAGGCGATCATCGACCATTTCCGGAAGGTGGATGACGACACACTGCTGGGCATCATGGACCTACGGGACATGGACCAGCCGTACTTCTTCACGTTGCGCCGCGACTGA
- the tgt gene encoding tRNA guanosine(34) transglycosylase Tgt, translated as MTDQYFSIDATLPGTAGRAGVINTPHGDIQTPAFIAVGTKATVKAVLPETMAALGAQAVLANAYHLYLQPGPDIVDEAGGLGAFMNWPGPTFTDSGGFQVLSLGSGARKVMAMEVDRARADNHVVAGKDKLAHVDDEGVTFTSHLDGSTHRFTPEVSMQIQHQLGADIMFAFDELTTLINTREYQENSVQRTHEWAQRCLDEHEKLTRERADKPYQALFGVVQGAQYEDLRRQAARGLESLVSEEGRGFDGYGIGGALEKQNLGTIVGWVTSELPEDKPRHLLGISEPDDLFAAVAAGADTFDCVSPSRVARNAAVYTRDGRVNITGSRYRRDFTPIDAECDCYTCAHYTRAYMHHLFKAKEILASTLATIHNERFTIGLVDRIRDSIVDGRFEELREETLGRYYR; from the coding sequence ATGACTGACCAGTACTTCTCCATCGACGCCACCCTGCCGGGAACCGCGGGCCGGGCCGGGGTGATCAACACCCCGCACGGGGACATCCAAACTCCGGCCTTCATCGCCGTCGGAACCAAGGCCACCGTCAAGGCCGTCCTGCCCGAGACCATGGCCGCTCTCGGTGCTCAGGCCGTGCTCGCCAACGCCTACCACCTGTACCTACAGCCCGGCCCCGACATCGTGGACGAGGCCGGAGGGCTCGGTGCATTCATGAACTGGCCGGGCCCTACGTTCACCGACAGCGGCGGGTTTCAGGTGCTCTCCCTCGGCTCGGGGGCACGCAAGGTGATGGCGATGGAGGTCGACCGGGCCCGCGCCGACAATCACGTCGTTGCCGGTAAGGACAAGCTTGCCCACGTCGACGATGAGGGTGTCACCTTCACGTCACACCTGGACGGGTCGACGCACCGGTTCACTCCGGAGGTGTCCATGCAGATCCAGCATCAGCTGGGTGCCGACATCATGTTCGCCTTCGACGAGCTCACCACGTTGATCAACACCCGTGAGTATCAAGAGAATTCGGTACAGCGCACCCACGAGTGGGCGCAGCGGTGCCTCGACGAGCACGAGAAGCTGACGCGCGAGCGGGCCGACAAGCCCTATCAGGCGTTGTTCGGCGTGGTGCAGGGCGCACAGTACGAAGATTTGCGGCGTCAGGCCGCACGCGGATTGGAATCGCTTGTCAGCGAGGAAGGTCGGGGCTTCGATGGCTACGGGATCGGTGGCGCGCTGGAAAAACAGAACCTCGGCACCATCGTCGGATGGGTGACATCCGAACTGCCCGAAGATAAACCGCGCCACCTCCTCGGGATCAGCGAGCCCGATGACCTGTTCGCGGCCGTGGCCGCCGGTGCGGACACCTTCGACTGTGTGTCCCCGTCCCGGGTCGCGCGCAATGCCGCCGTCTACACCCGCGACGGCCGGGTGAACATCACCGGATCCAGGTACCGCCGGGACTTCACCCCGATCGACGCCGAGTGCGACTGCTACACCTGCGCGCATTACACCCGGGCCTACATGCACCACCTGTTCAAGGCCAAGGAGATCCTGGCATCCACCTTGGCCACCATCCACAACGAACGATTCACCATCGGGCTGGTAGACCGCATTCGCGACAGCATCGTGGACGGCCGCTTCGAGGAGCTGCGCGAAGAGACCCTGGGGCGCTACTACCGCTGA
- a CDS encoding cytochrome P450 — protein sequence MPTTTDPGTLLLQVLDPANRANPYPVYRQLVEQTQAGPVHPPGMDVSVLATFADCNAVLRHPQASSDRRKSKIVQRQLAQNPNLIARPSFLGLDAPDHTRLRKLAAKAFAPKVINAMAEDVQALVDQLLEDIARRGTVNLVTDFAYPLPVAVICRMLGVPIEDEPEFGRASALLGQGLDPVFALTGQAPANMNERFQAAHWMWDYFANLISARRRNLGDDLLSALIQVEEAGDQLTEEEIISTCTLLLIAGHETTVNLIANASLAMLQTPQQWKLLGQNADRAAAVIEETLRYDPPVHMVARVADGDMTVGGFTFPSGEWVLLMLAAAQRDPEIGPDLDVFDPDRAEIKHLAFGHGPHFCLGAPLARLEAKLALSSITARFPDVRLTGEPSYKPNVTLRGLANLPVRIT from the coding sequence ATGCCTACTACGACTGACCCGGGCACCCTGCTACTTCAGGTGCTCGACCCGGCCAATCGTGCCAATCCATACCCGGTGTACCGCCAGCTGGTCGAGCAGACGCAGGCCGGCCCGGTGCACCCGCCGGGCATGGACGTGAGCGTGCTGGCGACCTTCGCCGACTGCAACGCCGTGCTGCGCCACCCGCAAGCGTCGTCGGATCGCCGTAAGTCGAAGATCGTCCAGCGCCAGCTCGCACAGAATCCCAACCTGATCGCCAGGCCCTCGTTCTTGGGGCTGGACGCCCCCGATCACACCCGGCTGCGCAAGCTGGCTGCGAAGGCGTTCGCACCCAAGGTGATCAATGCGATGGCCGAAGACGTACAGGCCCTCGTCGATCAGCTTCTGGAAGACATCGCGCGGCGCGGCACCGTCAACCTGGTCACAGATTTCGCCTATCCGCTGCCCGTCGCGGTGATCTGCCGGATGCTGGGGGTACCTATCGAGGACGAGCCCGAATTCGGCAGGGCCTCAGCGCTGCTGGGTCAAGGGCTGGATCCGGTTTTTGCGTTGACTGGTCAGGCACCTGCCAACATGAACGAACGATTCCAGGCGGCCCATTGGATGTGGGACTACTTCGCCAATCTCATCTCGGCCCGCCGTCGCAACCTCGGCGATGATCTGCTGTCGGCCCTGATCCAGGTCGAGGAGGCCGGTGACCAGCTCACCGAGGAAGAGATTATCTCCACCTGCACGCTGCTGCTCATCGCCGGACACGAGACCACCGTCAACCTCATCGCCAACGCGTCGCTCGCTATGCTGCAGACTCCGCAGCAGTGGAAACTGTTGGGACAGAATGCTGATCGCGCGGCTGCGGTCATCGAGGAGACACTGCGCTATGACCCGCCCGTGCATATGGTGGCCCGGGTCGCCGACGGTGATATGACGGTTGGTGGCTTCACCTTCCCCAGCGGTGAGTGGGTGCTGTTGATGCTTGCTGCCGCGCAACGTGATCCGGAGATCGGCCCGGATCTGGACGTCTTCGATCCGGATCGCGCCGAGATCAAACACTTGGCCTTCGGGCACGGACCACATTTCTGCCTGGGCGCTCCGCTTGCGCGGTTGGAGGCCAAGCTGGCGTTGAGCTCGATCACCGCACGGTTCCCCGATGTGCGGTTGACCGGTGAGCCCAGCTACAAGCCGAACGTCACGCTGCGCGGACTGGCCAACCTTCCGGTACGCATCACCTAG
- a CDS encoding ABC transporter permease subunit (The N-terminal region of this protein, as described by TIGR01726, is a three transmembrane segment that identifies a subfamily of ABC transporter permease subunits, which specificities that include histidine, arginine, glutamine, glutamate, L-cystine (sic), the opines (in Agrobacterium) octopine and nopaline, etc.) produces MFRALALALLTLLAVAGCGDQAQESLRVGTEGVYAPFSFHDERTGELTGYDVDVARAVGEKLGRPVEFVEIPWDAIFAGLDAERFDVVANQVTITPERRAKYDLSTPYAVGEGVIVTRANDNTIHSLADIRGKVAAENATSNWSQIARDAGARVEAVEGFTQSITLLSQGRVDVVVNDSIAVYAYLASTGDPAVKIAGSTGERSEQGFAARKNSGLLPELNKALDQLAADGTLTRISEKYLKADASGTTKTEAAQGRSNTQLVLDNLWPMARAMLTVTLPLTVISFTIGLVIALGVALARMSDRRALSGLARIYISIIRGTPLLLQLFLIFFALPEFGVKISPFPAAVIAFSLNVGGYAAEIIRSSILSIPRGQWEAASSLGMSYRTTLWRIVIPQASRVAVPPLSNTLISLVKDTSLASAILVTDVMRTAQVAAAPTFQFFTLYVTAGVYYWIVCMAMSVVQDRVEERLARSVAH; encoded by the coding sequence GTGTTTCGTGCCCTCGCGCTCGCACTTCTAACACTGCTGGCAGTAGCCGGGTGTGGGGACCAAGCACAAGAATCGCTGCGGGTGGGTACCGAGGGCGTCTACGCGCCATTCAGTTTTCACGACGAGCGCACCGGGGAGCTGACCGGATACGACGTGGATGTCGCCCGCGCCGTCGGCGAGAAACTTGGCCGACCCGTGGAGTTCGTCGAGATCCCGTGGGACGCGATCTTCGCCGGGTTGGACGCCGAACGGTTCGACGTGGTGGCCAATCAGGTGACCATCACCCCGGAACGTCGGGCCAAGTACGACCTGTCCACCCCGTATGCGGTCGGCGAGGGGGTGATTGTCACCAGGGCCAACGACAACACCATTCACAGCCTCGCCGATATCCGCGGCAAGGTGGCGGCCGAGAATGCCACGAGCAACTGGTCCCAGATCGCCCGCGACGCCGGCGCCCGGGTCGAGGCGGTCGAGGGCTTCACCCAATCCATCACGCTGTTGAGCCAGGGCCGGGTCGATGTCGTGGTCAACGACAGCATCGCGGTCTACGCCTACCTGGCCAGCACCGGTGACCCCGCGGTGAAGATCGCCGGGAGCACCGGTGAACGCAGCGAGCAGGGGTTCGCCGCCCGTAAGAACAGCGGTCTACTGCCCGAGTTGAACAAGGCGCTGGATCAGCTTGCGGCGGACGGCACCTTGACCCGCATCTCCGAGAAGTATCTCAAGGCGGATGCCAGCGGGACAACCAAAACCGAAGCTGCACAGGGCAGATCAAACACTCAACTGGTGCTGGACAACCTTTGGCCGATGGCTCGCGCCATGCTCACGGTTACCCTGCCGCTGACCGTCATCAGCTTTACGATCGGGCTGGTCATCGCCCTCGGGGTGGCGCTGGCCCGCATGTCCGATCGTCGGGCGCTCTCCGGTCTTGCCCGCATCTACATCTCGATCATCCGGGGCACCCCACTGCTGCTTCAGCTGTTTCTGATCTTCTTCGCGCTGCCCGAATTCGGGGTGAAGATCAGTCCGTTTCCCGCCGCGGTCATCGCCTTCAGCCTCAACGTGGGCGGCTACGCCGCCGAGATCATCCGGTCGTCCATCCTGAGCATCCCCCGCGGGCAATGGGAGGCCGCCTCAAGTCTGGGCATGAGTTACCGCACCACGTTGTGGCGCATCGTCATTCCGCAGGCCAGTCGGGTCGCGGTGCCCCCACTGTCCAACACGCTGATCTCCCTGGTGAAGGACACCTCGCTGGCATCGGCAATCCTGGTGACCGACGTGATGCGCACGGCACAGGTTGCCGCGGCCCCCACCTTCCAGTTCTTCACGCTCTACGTCACCGCCGGCGTTTACTACTGGATCGTCTGCATGGCGATGTCGGTGGTGCAGGACCGCGTCGAGGAACGTCTAGCCAGGTCTGTTGCCCACTAG
- the gluQRS gene encoding tRNA glutamyl-Q(34) synthetase GluQRS, with amino-acid sequence MTGAGRFAPSPSGDLHIGNLRTALLAWLLARSTGRRFLMRVEDLDTRTSSTVARRQLADLAAIGLEWDEPVVWQSDRNTAYESVLATLRSRGRLFECYCSRKDIAQAPTAPHSPPGAYPGTCRNLSESQRAQHRAARPERPPALRLRTENSAFTVQDALLGEYTGLVDDFVVRRGDGVIAYNVAVVIDDHAQGIDQVVRGDDLLASAPRQAYLGALLGYPVPTYAHVPLVLNTTGARLAKRDGAVTVADLGARRTFDLICDSLGYEAANAAELLGQFDVRRIPHDPWIYPG; translated from the coding sequence GTGACCGGCGCCGGACGATTCGCGCCGAGCCCTTCCGGTGACCTGCACATAGGCAACCTGCGCACGGCATTGTTGGCATGGCTGCTGGCACGCTCGACCGGCCGCAGGTTCCTCATGCGGGTGGAAGACCTGGACACCCGCACCAGCTCCACCGTGGCACGGCGCCAGCTGGCCGACCTCGCCGCGATCGGTCTGGAGTGGGATGAACCCGTGGTCTGGCAGTCGGATCGGAACACCGCCTACGAGTCAGTGTTGGCGACACTGCGATCTCGCGGCCGGTTGTTCGAATGTTATTGCAGTAGAAAAGATATCGCCCAGGCACCCACGGCGCCGCATTCGCCACCCGGCGCATACCCGGGCACCTGCCGAAACCTGTCGGAATCTCAGCGAGCACAACACCGCGCGGCCCGCCCCGAACGCCCGCCCGCACTGCGGCTGCGCACGGAGAACTCGGCCTTCACCGTGCAGGATGCGCTACTCGGTGAATACACCGGCCTGGTGGACGATTTCGTGGTGCGCCGCGGCGACGGTGTGATCGCCTACAACGTCGCGGTGGTGATCGACGATCACGCGCAGGGCATCGACCAGGTGGTGCGCGGCGATGATCTGCTGGCCTCCGCGCCCCGCCAGGCCTACCTTGGTGCGTTGCTGGGCTACCCGGTGCCGACGTACGCCCATGTTCCGCTGGTTCTGAACACCACGGGCGCGCGGCTGGCCAAACGCGATGGCGCGGTGACCGTTGCCGATCTGGGTGCGCGGCGGACCTTCGATTTGATATGCGACTCCCTCGGATACGAGGCCGCCAATGCCGCGGAGCTGCTGGGACAGTTCGATGTGCGGCGCATCCCGCACGACCCGTGGATATACCCGGGCTGA
- a CDS encoding ATP-dependent DNA ligase — protein sequence MDLPVMPPIAPMLAKPVAKIPADASYEPKWDGFRSIVFRDGNEVELGSRNEKPLTRYFPELVTAVLAELPPRCVVDGEIVIATESGLDFEALQQRIHPADSRVRLLAEQTPASFIAFDLLALGDEDFTGRPFSERRAALTDALSGSGTSIHLTPATTDHVTAQRWFEEFEGAGTDGLIAKPLALAYQPDKRVMFKIKPERTADCVVAGYRVHKSGDDAIGSLLLGLYQDDGVLASVGVIGAFPMAERKRLFQELQPLVTDLEDHPWNWAAHQAGERTPQKNAGSRWNAGKDLSFVALRPERVVEVRYDHMEGVRFRHTAQFNRWRPDRDPRSCTYEQLERPVAFSLNEIVPGLV from the coding sequence ATGGACCTGCCCGTCATGCCTCCTATCGCGCCAATGCTTGCGAAACCTGTCGCGAAAATCCCGGCCGACGCGTCGTACGAGCCCAAGTGGGATGGGTTCAGGTCGATCGTCTTTCGCGACGGCAACGAGGTGGAGCTGGGCAGTCGCAACGAAAAACCGCTGACCCGGTACTTCCCGGAGCTGGTGACGGCCGTGCTGGCCGAGCTACCGCCGCGGTGCGTTGTGGACGGGGAGATCGTGATCGCCACCGAGTCCGGGCTGGACTTCGAGGCGCTGCAGCAGCGGATTCATCCGGCTGATTCCCGGGTGCGGCTGCTGGCCGAGCAGACGCCCGCCTCATTCATCGCTTTCGACCTGCTCGCGCTAGGTGACGAGGACTTCACCGGACGACCGTTTAGCGAGCGCCGCGCCGCCCTGACGGATGCGCTGTCCGGGTCAGGCACCTCGATTCATCTCACCCCCGCCACCACCGATCACGTCACGGCACAGCGCTGGTTCGAGGAGTTCGAGGGTGCCGGAACCGACGGCCTCATCGCGAAACCACTGGCCCTCGCGTACCAGCCCGACAAACGGGTGATGTTCAAGATCAAACCCGAGCGCACCGCCGATTGCGTGGTGGCCGGATATCGGGTGCACAAGTCCGGTGATGACGCCATCGGATCGCTGCTGCTCGGCCTGTACCAGGACGACGGTGTGCTGGCCTCGGTCGGCGTGATCGGCGCGTTTCCGATGGCCGAACGCAAGCGGCTCTTCCAGGAGCTGCAACCACTCGTCACCGATCTGGAGGATCATCCTTGGAACTGGGCGGCTCATCAGGCCGGTGAACGCACTCCGCAGAAGAACGCCGGCTCACGCTGGAATGCCGGCAAGGACCTCTCGTTTGTCGCGCTGCGCCCCGAACGGGTGGTGGAGGTCCGCTATGACCACATGGAGGGCGTGCGGTTTCGCCACACCGCGCAATTCAACCGCTGGCGCCCGGATCGCGATCCACGTTCCTGCACCTATGAACAGCTCGAACGGCCAGTTGCGTTCAGCCTCAACGAGATTGTTCCGGGCCTGGTGTGA